The Haladaptatus paucihalophilus DX253 nucleotide sequence CGCTACCCCCGACAATCGCGGCGGCGATGACGACCGCGACGACCGCACCCGCCAGTATTCCCCTCATCTTCCTCCCCTCGTCTCCCCGAGACGCATACCTTCGGGACGCGGGCGATTCGGTTAGGCGTTGTTGCCGACGCGGCGCGTCAGTCGCCGTTGTCGTCCCCGTAGTCGCGGTTACCGTCCCCGCGGTCGTCGGTGCCGTTTCCGTGGTCGCCGCTCCCGTCCCCTTCCCGGTAGACGATTTTCTCGATTACCCGTCGCTTGCCGTCTTCGTACCGGTACACCGTTCCCTCCTCCTCGTCCCGCGTCGTTCGGTGTGTGCCGTCACAGAACGGATACTCCGCGGACAGGCCGCACCGGCAGACGGCGATATCGCCTTTCTCCTCGTCGATGTCGTCCTCGTCGAGTTTGAGCGGACTCCTCGCGTCGTGTCGCACTTCGCGGGCCATACCCCGACGTTGTGGCCGCCGTTACTTCACTCCCGTCGCCGAGTCAGTCGTCTTCCTCTCGCTCGTCCAGCACCGTCTCCTGAATTCGAATTCCCTTCGAAGCGAGATGGCGCAACTGCTGGCGGGCGAACTCCTCCTCGCGGGTGCCGCGCGTCGCCAGCACGTACATCCGAGCGCGTCCGGCGGGGCGCATGGTCCGCCCGGCGCGCTGTGCGCCCTGCCGCCGCGACCCGCCCAACCCGGACGCGACGATGGCGATTTCGGCGTCCGGGAGGTCGATTCCCTCGTCGCCGACGCGCGAAATGACCAAGGTGTCCTCCCGGCCGTCGCGGAACGCCTGCAGGTGGCGCTCGCGCTCCGCGTGGCGCATCTGGCCGCTTAGAAACGGCACGTCGAGGGCCTCCGCGATTCGGTCGCCCTGTTCGAGGTACTCCACGAACACCAGCGCCTTCGAGGTGGGGTGTTCGGCGAGCAGGAACCGAATCTCGTCCAGTTTCGCGGGGTTCGTCGCGGCGATTCGCCGCTTCCCGCGTCCGTCGGCGTTAGCGTACTCGCCGTGATAGGTCTCCTCGTCCCACCCGACGTACCGGATTTCCACCTCGGGTTCCGCGACGAATCCGGCCTCGAACAGCGCGTCCCAGTCGGTGCCGATGGGCGGGCCGATGAGCGTGAAAATGTCTTTCTCCTTGTCATCTTCCCGTACGGGCGTCGCTGACAATCCCAGTCGGTGCTTCGACTGCAGGTCCGCGCTCCGGCGGAACACCCGCGATGGGATGTGTTGACATTCATCGTATACGATGAGGCCCCACCGTCGCTGGTCGAACAGCTGGCGGTGGCGGTCCATTCCGGCGGTTTGGTAGGTCGCAATCGTCACCGGGCGGACGTTCTTCTCGCCGCCGTGGTACTCGCCGACCTGCTCCGGCGTGAGGCTGGTGCTGGCCAGCAGTTCGTCGCGCCACTGCCCGGCGAGTTCCCGTCCCGGAACCAGAATCAGGCTCTCGCCGGAGACAGCTTCGAGGACGCCCATCGCGGCCACCGTCTTCCCGCTCCCCGGCGGGCCGACGAGGACGCCGGATTTGAGATCGACGAACTCCTCGACCCACTCGCGCTGGTAGTCGCGCAAATCGAGGGCGCAGGTGATATCGAGGTCGTCCCCGGTTTCCAAGTCGCGTTCGTCCTGCACGGGGTAGCCCGCTTCGTAGAGGATTCGTTTGACTTCGGCCACCTTGTCCTCCGCGACCCAGCTCTCGTCGTCGGCGATGGGCGCGCGGAGGTGGTCCTCGCTCAACTTCTGTCGGGCGACGTTCCCCATCAGGTCGTCGCTCGCGGCTTCGAGGACGACGTAGCCGTCCTCGTGGGTGTAGAGGCGAAACTGCCGCGCGCGCTTCCACTGGGCCTCGATGAATCCCTCCAAATCCGGCGACGGCTCCGGGAGCACCTGCCGGACGGTCCGCATCAGGGTTTCCAGAGAATCGTACGGCGCGGACCAGATGTCCTCCTCCCGAACACGATAGCTGTAGCTCCCCGCCCGCGTCGTATCGTTGAGGTGGGCGAACTGCGAGAGCTGCGCCCGCGTGAACTGCGCCGGTTGGTCGGCGACGATTTCGCGGCGTTTCGGGAACACCACGATTCGCTCGCGGTCGGCGAGTCGTTCCCACTCGGTCGGGAACCAGACCACGGGGTCGTTCTCCACGTCTAGCCGCGCCACGTCGCGCTCCTCGGCGAGTCGCTCCAGCACGCGGTTGGCGTCCTCGTGCGAACAGTCGAGTGCGCGGGCGACCTCATCGGCGGTGAGCACCGGACGCCCCACGTCTTCGATGGCGTCGTAGAAGTCAGAAATCTCGTACTCGTCGGTCACTGTCCCTCGATTGGGTCCCCGACCGAATACCCGTTACGACTCCTCTCGGTCGGGGTTACCGGGGCGGTCGTAGGCACCCGATTCCCGGAGTTCTCCGCGCTTTGCGAGCACGCTGGGCGTTCGACAGACGCCGCGCGCCCCCGTCGCTTGCGGGACGGTGCAGTTGTTGCAATTTTCGCACGCGACGGCGGCGTTCGGGCTTTCGAGCAGTCGCGCCGGGAGCCGCGGCTCGGCGTAAAACGGTCGTCCCATTCCCACGGCGTCGCACGCGCCCTCGGCGAGCAGTCGGTCGATTTGGGCGCGGGTCCGAATCCCGCCCTCCGCCAGCACGGGCACCGACACGCGCGACGAGACGCGACGGGTGAACGGACGGTTCCACGCCGGGTCGAAGTCGTATTTCAGCGACTGGAGCCAGTTGAGCAGGGCGACGAGCGCGGCGCGCGGTTTGCTCCCGAACGCCTCCCCGTATCCGTCGCGGAACCGCTCGTCGCGCCACGCGCGGGCCGGGAACGCGCCGCGAACGATGCTCGCGTCCCAGAACACCGACGCCTGCACCGGGACGAGGGCGTCGAATCCCACGTCGGCCAACCGCTCGCAGATGCGGATTCCGTCGGCGAGCGAGAGGTGCCGCCGGACGAACGCGGGGGCGGTCGTTTCGGCGGGAACCTTGGTCACGACGGGAACGTCGGGGCCGACGCGCTCCCGAATCTCGTCGTACACCACTTCGAGGAACCTCGTCCGGGCCGCGAGCGACCCGCCGAACTCGTCGTCGCGGCGGTTGTAGAACGGCGAGAGGAACTGCTGGACGATACCCATGTTCGCCCCGGCGATGTGAATTCCGTCGTAGCCCGCTTCGACCGCGTATTCCGCCGAGCGGCCGAAATCGGCCGCGAGGTCGTACACCTCCGCTGTCGAGAGGACGTGCGGGTCGTAGTCGAGGAAGCCCACTCTGTCCAGCAATCGGAGGACGGCGGGCGGCCGCGAGACGGCCAACTGTCGCAACTCGGGGTTTTCGGCGCGGTAGCCCGCGTGCCACGTCTCCATGCTCCGCAACCCCCCGTGTTCGAGTTGGACGAAAATCCGACTCCCGTGGTCGTGCACCGCGTCCGTGAGTCGGGAGAGGCGCGAGACGAACGCGGGGTCGTGAACCCTGGTCATTCCCGGCGCGGCACACCCTCCCTCGCCGCGCACGATGGTCGCACCCTGACATATCAGCCCGACGCCCGACTCGGCGGCCGGTTCGAGTTCCCGAAGCAGGGTTTCCACCGAGTCTTCGCCGTTGCCTGCGCATTCGAGCAACGGGGCGCGATAGAGTCGGTTCGGAAGTTCGACGCCCCCGATTTCGAGCGGGTCTTCGAGGCGGGCCACGATGTGGTCCGATTCGTCGGATTCGCCCGTAAAGCTTTGCGGCACTCGGGTCCGCGGTCGGTGTACTCGTTCGAAAAGAGCGCCGTCGCGGCCGTCCGTCGCTCGCCGGTCAGTTCGTCGCGTGTCGCTCGGTTCGTTATTCGTCGGTCGATTTTTTCGCCTTCTCGGATTCCGCGACGCCGAGGAAGGCGAGTGCCGCGCCGAGCATGGCCGCGTTTTTGAGGAAGTGGTTCTCTTCGTTCTGTCGTTCCTGACCCTCTTGATTCCAGAAGTCGTGGGTGAACGGGGTGACGCCGACTAAGAAACTGATGGCGGCGCTGGCGGCGAGCGCCGGAAGTTTCCACAGGGTGATTCCGACGCCACCGACGAGGAGGAGCCAGTGGGATGCCACGACGGACGTTTCGGGCATCGGGACGCCCTTGGCTTCCGCGTAGCCCGCCTGCGCTTCGACGTTCCGGAGCCCGGAAATCCCCATGTACGTGAGAAGACCGCCGTAGATCACTCTGGCCAACCTGAACCCCGTCGATTTCGTCACCGTATCGCTTCCTTCTGCCATGGATACTACAACGACGAATTCTCACTTATAGCTGGTTCCCAAAATATTCGGTTACACTCACGTCGGGAAGTGACACGAGTGTTACCGCCTGCTCCTACTTTTCGTTATTTCCACTTGATGGAACAACCACGAGACGGCATGAACTCCAAGTCCACATCCTCGCCCGACAGCACGCTGTCGATGGCGTCGCGGATGTAGAACTCGGTCGCCTCCGCGTCGGGGTTCAGCGCGTCGTCCAGTCGGCCGTGGTAGGCCAGCGTGAACGTGTCTCCCTCGTTGCGGAGCAAGAACGGGTCCGGCGTGCAGACCGCGCCGTAGGCCTCCGCGACCTCTTGTGACTCGTCGCGGAGGTAGGCGTCGTACCCTATCGTCCCGTCTTCCACTCGCGATTGCATCGCCTCGAAGGAGTCGTCGGGGTACTCGTCGGCGTCGTTGGGGTTGATACCGACGATGGCCGCGTCGTCGTACTCGTCCGCGAGGTCGTTGAGCAGGTCGAACTTCGCCTGCGCGTAGGGACAGTGGTTGCAGGTGAACACCAGTAACACGGCGTCGTAGTCCGCGAAGTCGCCCAGCGTGTGATATTCTCTGTCCGTGCCGCGGAGTTCGAAGTTCGGAACGGGGTCGTCGCGTCCGATCTTCTCCTCTGACTCTTTCATTACCATATAGTATCATTTCCGCCGACCCCCAAAACACGTTCGCCCGACGCGGTTAGGGTTTCCCGGGTCGGTATTCGGCGTTACCCGCTCCGACCGACGTACTTTCGACGATACCCGGTTCTACCAACGTGCTTTCGCCGTTACGACGTCGCTTCCGGCGAATAACAAAGCACCGGCCGCTCGTGCCGGGGGACATGCGACCGTCACGCCCCGCGCGTTCGTCACGACTCGTTCGGTTGTTCGTTCTGCTGCTCGCCGTTTCGCTGGTCTGTGCGTCCGTTCCGGCGTTCGGCGACGCCCCCGACGCGTCGAGTACGTCCATCGACTCCTGTACGACGATTTCGACGCCCGGCCGCTACGTCCTCGCGTCCGACGTCCGAACCGAGACGGCGGAATCCTGCATCGACATCCGCGCCGACGACGTGACGCTCGACGGTCGCGGCCACGTCATCGACGGGCGCAAAACCGACCGACGGAGCGTCGGAAACAGCGGAAATACTGGTCTGTCCGTCCGCGACGCGCGGAACGTCACCGTTCGGAACTTGACGGCGACCGACTGGGAGGTCGGCGTCGGGTTCGCGGGGACGACCGACGGAACGCTTCGGGACGTTCGCGTCGTCGATAACGACCTGTCCGGCGTGCGACTTGCCGACGCGACCGGAACCGACCTGACGAACGTCACGGCGACGACCAACGTGAACCCGCAACGTCGGCCGTTCCCGGGGCCGTCGGAGTCCGCGGGAATCTTCGTCGCCGACAGCACCGACACGCGCGTCCTCGATGCGAACCTATCGCGCAACGTCGCCGGATTCGCGTCCGTCCGTTCGACCGGTTCCGTCGTCGTCGATAGCGTCGGGCAGTCGAACGAAGTCGGGTTCCTCCTCGGCGGGACGAACGGGACCGTCCGCGGGGGCGTGGCCGCCGGGAACAACGTCGCGTTCTTCGCCGACAACGCGAGCGCCAGCACGTTCGCCCGCTCGTTCGCCATCTCGAATCGCGTCGGGTTCGGGGTGGAAAACAGCACGAACGCCACCGTCGCCGACGTGAACGCCAGTTCGGGTCTGCTCGGCGTGAGCGTCGTTGAATCCCGACGGACCACGCTGGACAACGCCACGACGACCGACGAACTCGTCGGCGTCAACTTCCTGGACTCGACCGACGCGACGGTGACTGACAGCACCGTCACCGGAAGCGGGTTCGTCGGTGTCGGACTGGTCGGGACTTCTCGGGCCCGGATTTCGAACACGACGGTCGCACGCTCGGCGGGCAACGCCTCCATCCCCGGCGCGACGAGTTCGGGGTTCTATCTCAACGACTCCGCCGCCCGTCTCCGCGACGTGACGGCGACGAAAAACGAGAACTGGACCGTGTTCGCCGAACGCGGTTCGTCCCTCGACGCTCGGAACGTCTCGCTCGACGGCACGCGACTGTCCTTCTCGGGGCGGAACGTCGCCCTCGACTCGACCGACCGGCCGGAGGCTCCGCCGAATCGCGCGCCCGTCGGCCGGTCGGTCGTGGTCAGCGGAACGTCGTCCGACTCGACGCTCGACCTTCGAGTGGGATACGACCCCCGCGCCGTTGCGGCCGCTGGCGTGAACGAGACGACGCTTCGACTGTGGCGGTACGACGGCGACTGGTCGAGAGTCGCGGACAGTCGGGTGGTCCGCGACGATTCCGCCGTCACCGCCTCCCTCTCCCGCACGGACCGCTCGGTCGTCACCGCGCTCGGGGAGCGAAACGCGACCGAATCGGCGTCTGGTCGTTACAGCGACAGGTACGGAATCGTCGCCAGTTCGTCGGCGGAGTAGGCGAGCGCGTCCGACTGATTCACTCCCTCGGGCGTCACGAGGTCGATGACGTTCGGGTTCATCGAATCGTCGCGGCCGCCGCCGAAGGTGTAGCCGCCCGCCGTCGCGTTGACGGGGCGAATCCGTCCCGGACTGTAACCGTCCTGTCCGAGGAGGAGCGGCACGAGTTGCATGTCGGTCAAATCGCCGTCGAGGGTGGACTTCGGCAGTTCGAGCTTGACCGCATCGACCGACTCGTAGCCCGTTATCGTCACGTCGCGCGTGAGCTCGCTCCCGTCTCCCGCTTCGACGCGCGCCGGAACGAACCCTTCCGCGACGACGCGGTACTGGTACGGCGCTTCGAAGGTCGCGTTGACGCCCTCGCGGGCGTCCGTCGTCCCGCCCGAGGCGTCGGGGTCGCGGAGGTACACCTGAATCGTCTGCAAGGATAGCTCGTTGCCGCCCCACGGGTTCGTCAACTCGCCCGCGAGCCGGAGCAGGAACTGGTAGGCGTCGTCGGTTTCGTAGACGCCGAACGAGTCGATGTCGAACGCGCCGTCCACGAACTCGCCCGAGGTCGGGTAGGTGTAGGAACCCGGCCCCGCGTCGTCGCCCGCCGGGTCGTCCCACGTCGCAACCTCGTCGCCGACGTCGACGTACGCCACCGTCTTCCGGCGCACCGTCGTTCCCGTCTCCGCGAGGGAATCACCGTCGGTCGCGGCCGCGACCGTAATGCCGCTCTCGCCGTCGCCGACCTCGACGGCGACGCTGAACGCGCCGCCGTCGCGCACGATGGTCTGGCTCGGCGTCTTCACGACGACTGTCGCGCCGTCCGTTTCGACCGAGACCGTGACGGTCCGTCGCGTGACCGGCGACGACGGGAACTCGACCGAGAGGGCCGGTCCGTCCGGGACTTCGCCGTCCGCGTAGCGCCCCTCGACGAACGCGGGCGTCTCGACCGGCTTTCCGGCCTCGATGCCGTAGGCCAGTCGGACGAACTGCGCCATGCTCCACGACAGCGGGGTCGCGGAGCCGGTTCCTTCGCCGAACTCCCACCCGTAGGCGGTCGAATCGGGCCGGTCCCACACCTGCTCGGGAATCATCCGCCCCGAGTTGGCGAACCCGGCCATCGTCGTGAGCAACGATTCGGGGTCGTACTCGCGCTCACATCCCGCGAGGAGTTCGTACTCGCCCCGCTCGCCGGTGAAGATGGGCCAGAGGCGACCCTGCCCCTCGTTGTCGAGCGACCACGGGCCGCCCTCGCGGTAGTCGTCGCGCGCGTTTTCACCCTGCTCGCCGTAGCCGTCGTCGTTGTAGCGGTAGAACGCCGGACCGTGCGGCGTCTCGACCTCGATGGTGTCGTCCACGACGGCGAGCGAGTTCCGAATCGTCGGGTCGTCCCACGGCTTGACGCCGAGGCGGACGAGTTCGAGGAAGCCCGCGTCGATGACGTTCCGCTCGTCCAGCGTCGGCCCGCCGTTGTTGATGCTCCGCGGCGCGCCGTCGTCCGGGTCCGTGTCGTCGTTGATGCGGAAGTAGTACGGCGTCCGCGTGTGCTCATCGGTGCCCGTCGTCGTCGCCATCCACGCTTCCGTCTTCGCCTGCCAGCGGTCGGCCAGCGCGAGGTAGACGAGCGCGTCGGCGTCCTCGCCCTCCTCGTCGGCGATGGCCGCGGCGCAGGCGAGTCCGGCGATTTCGGCGGCCGTCGTGCTCGGCGAGTAGCCCGACTCCTCCTCCCAGCGTTCCTGTCCGGTGGCGGGTCCGTGACCGACGACGTAATCCGCCGAGAGGCGGACGTTCTCGTAGTCGTAGCTCACGTCGTCGAACCCGATGTCGTGGCGTTCGCGCAGTTGATACGCCATGATTTGGGGGAACGAGATGTTGTCCATCTGCTCGCCGCCCCAGCGCGTCCGGCCGTCGAGGAACGTGTTCTGCGGGAGAAAGCCCGCGTCGTCCTGCTGATACTCGTACAGGTACTCGACGGCGGCGACGGCGCTCTCCACGTCGCCCATGGCCGAGAGCGCGGTGAACGCCTGATAGAGGTCGCGCGACCAGACGAAGTTGTACCCGTAGTCGGACGGTTCGTTCGCAACTACGGCCTCGCCCCACGGGACGCTCGGACTGGCGACGCCCGCACCGCGGAACCGCTTCGACTCGGCGGCTTTCAGCGCCATCGCGCTGGCGTCGAACTGCCGTCGAAGCTCCTCGTCCCTTCGAACGCTTTTCGGGACTGTGACTCCTTTCAGGTACTCTCGCCACGACTTCGCGTAGCGCGCTCGGACCTTCCCGAACGGTGAGGAGAGTGCCGCCTTCGCCTCCTCGTACGCGCTCGTTTCGTCCGCGTTCTCGGCGAAGCCGAACGCGACGGTCGCGTTCACTCCGTCCGTCTTCCGTCCGAGTCGTCCGACGAGCGCGACGTTCCCGGCCGCCTCGTCGTAGCTCGTTTCGGCCGTTCCGTCTGTGAGCAGCGGCGAGAGGCTGTCGCCCCCTACGACGTCCACCGTCGTCCAGTCGAAGCCGCCGTCCGCGGCGAGCGCCCCGGCGACGTTGTAGGGGTTCCCGTCCGCGTCGAGGATGACCGCGTTCCCGTCGTTGTCGGTCGTGTCGTGGCCGGACAGGTAGGACTCGCCGCTGTCTGCCCTGGTGTGTGCAACGTCGCCCATCCCGCTGTTCGAGAACGCCGTGTCGGCGAGGGCGTACACGTCGTACTTCGCTCCGCCCCCGTCGAACTTCACGTCGGCGAGGAACGCGTCGCGGTCGGGATGCGCCGCGTACTCCACGACGAGTTTCCAATCCCGGCCGTCGGTCGCGGTTATCGTCTGCCGGAAGGAGAGCGAATCGTCGTCCGCCATCTCGGTCGTCCGCTCGACGCCCTCCTCCTCGTCGTCCAAGCGGGAGACGTTGAACGAGCGGGCGACGTAGCCGTCCGCCGGGTCTGCCACGACGAAATCGAGCGTTCGGAGGTTGATGTAGTCGATTCGCGGGAATCGCGCCTCGGTCAGCGCGCCCTCGGTGAGGGTGAACCAGACCCGCGAGGGGTCGTCGGAATCGTGGTCGGCGACGGTGCCGACGCCGTACTTCTCGCCCGTCGTCCAGTGGGCGTCGCTGCCGCCGGTCGGCCGCTCGCCCGCCGCGATGGGGGCAGTCATCGCCCCGGCCACACCTGCTCCCAAGAGTGCCAGCGCGCTCCGCCTCGTGATGTCGAATGTATTCTCGCGCACCTCTGGAAGTAAGATGATTTGTTACTTCATACTTTTCCAACGATGGTTATCTATGTATTCTGGGGATTTTCACCGTCGAATCTCGTTCGGCGGGCCACCCGCTAACCGCTCGCGGTCGTGGTCGGCATCGAAGTCGAGGTCCGGGCCGACGGGGACGATTCCGGCCGGGTTGATGTCCGCGTGGCTTCGGTAGTAGTGTTCCTTGATGTGGTCCATCCGAATCGTCTCGGCGACGTCGGGTAGCTGTGCCAACTCCTTCAGGTAGTTCCAGAGGTTCGGGTAGTCCGCGATTCGGCGGACGTTGCATTTGAAGTGCGTCGCGTACACCGCGTCGAAGCGCACGAGCGTCGTGAACAGGCAGAGGTCGGCCTCGGTCAGGTCCGGCCCGCAGAGGTAGCGTCGGTCGGCGAGTACTTCCTCCCAGCGGTTGAGCGCCTCGAACAGGTCGGACACGGCGGCTTCGTAGGCGGTCTGGGTCTCCGCGAACCCCGCACGGTACACGCCGTTGTTGATGGGGTCGTAGATGTCCTCGATGGTCTCGTCCACTTCCTCGCGGTACGTCTCGGGGTAGAGGGTCACGTCGCGGTCCGCGATGTCGTCGAACGCGGTGTCGAACATCCGCATTATCTCCGCCGACTCGTTGTTGACGACGGTTTCACGCTCCTCGTCCCAGAGGACGGGCACCGTCACGCGCCCGGTGAACTCGCGGTCGGCCTTCACGTACACTTCGCGGAGGTACTCCGCCCCGTTCGCGCTGTCAGCCGTACAGCCGAGCCGGTCGGGAGAGAACTCCCAGCCGTCGTTCTGCCGGTGTGGGTCCACGACCGACACCGAGATATGGTCTTCGAGTCCCTTCAGCGACCGCACGAGGAGCGTCCGGTGTGCCCACGGGCAGGCGTAGGAGACGTACAGGTGATAGCGACCCGATTCCGCCGGAAACTCGCTCTCCGGGTCGTCCTCGACCCACTCGCGGAACGACGTCGTTTGTCGCTCGAACTCACCCTCCTCGTTCGTGCTCTCGTACGCGTCGGTCCGCCACTCGCCGTCCACGAGCATGTTCATGCCAACGGATTGGGTTCTCCCGGCTTTAGGACTGGGGTTTCCCCACGTTCCTTCCGGGTTCGGTCGGGATTTCGTCGAAGGGATGGGTCGGAGAGTAATCCTTCCCGACCCATTCGAAGGGTATTTTTCTGTCCAATTAGAAATCTCTCCGCATTTCTGTCCAGATATCTTTCTGTATATCTATCCAGAAATCCCCATTCTCTTCGAGTCCGGCGCACCCGACTGAGCGATTTCCGGACGCTCCACGATTTTTCACGAATTTATATTTGTAATAGGAAATATAGGGTGTATATATGCTCCGGCGTTCGTAGTTCATTCGAAGCATGACCGACCAGACTATCAACGAGGGATTGGAGAACGTCATCGTCGCGGAAACCCGACGCAGCTACATCGACGGCGACGCCGGTGAACTGGTCATCGCCGGGTATCCGCTCGCGGAACTCGCCGAGCACGCGACGTTCGAGGAGACGGTCTTCCTCCTGTGGAACGACCGCCTGCCGACCGCCGAGGAGTTGGCGTCCTTCCGCGCCGACCTCGCCGCCTACCGCGACCTCTCGGATGCGACGCTTGACTTGCTCCGGGCGGCCGCGGCGGACGACGCCGACCCGATGGACGCGCTTCGGATGGGCGTCGCGGCCGCGACGCTCGGACACGAAACGGACGGTCCCGAGGACGAAGCCCGCCTCCTCGTCGCGCAACTGCCGACCATCGTGGCGGCCTACTGGCGACTCCGAAACGGGAACGAACCGGTCGCCCCCGACGGCGACCTCTCGCACGCCGCGAACTACCTCTACATGCTCACCGGGGAGAAACCGACCGACGCCGAGACGCGCGGCCTCGAAACCTATCTCAACTCCGTCGTGGACCACGGCCTCAACGCCTCGACGTTCAGCGGACGAGCCATCGTCTCGACGGAGACGGACCTCGTGTCGGCAGTTACGGGCGCGGTCGGCGCGCTCAAGGGGCCGCTCCACGGGGGCGCGCCCGGCCCGGTTCTCGACATGCTCCTCGACATCCACAACTCGGGCGACGCGGCGGGCTACGTCGAGGACAAACTCGACGAAGGAGAGCGAATCATGGGCTTCGGTCACCGGGTCTACAACGTCCGCGACCCGCGGGCCGCCGTGCTTTCGTCGGCCGCCGAATCCTTCTACGAGTCGGGTGGCGAGCGCGCGTTCTTCGAGACGGCGAAGACGGTTGAAACGACCACGACCGACCTGCTCTCGGAACGCAGGCCCGACCTCAGTCTGGCGACGAACGTCGAATTCTACACGGCCGTCCTCCTCCACGGCATCGGGATTCCGTCGGAACTGTTCACGACGACGTTCGCCATCGCCCGCGTCGGCGGATGGACCGCACACTGTCTGGAACA carries:
- a CDS encoding citrate synthase produces the protein MTDQTINEGLENVIVAETRRSYIDGDAGELVIAGYPLAELAEHATFEETVFLLWNDRLPTAEELASFRADLAAYRDLSDATLDLLRAAAADDADPMDALRMGVAAATLGHETDGPEDEARLLVAQLPTIVAAYWRLRNGNEPVAPDGDLSHAANYLYMLTGEKPTDAETRGLETYLNSVVDHGLNASTFSGRAIVSTETDLVSAVTGAVGALKGPLHGGAPGPVLDMLLDIHNSGDAAGYVEDKLDEGERIMGFGHRVYNVRDPRAAVLSSAAESFYESGGERAFFETAKTVETTTTDLLSERRPDLSLATNVEFYTAVLLHGIGIPSELFTTTFAIARVGGWTAHCLEQLDDNRIIRPRSAYVGGENREWQPVEER
- a CDS encoding glutathione S-transferase family protein — translated: MNMLVDGEWRTDAYESTNEEGEFERQTTSFREWVEDDPESEFPAESGRYHLYVSYACPWAHRTLLVRSLKGLEDHISVSVVDPHRQNDGWEFSPDRLGCTADSANGAEYLREVYVKADREFTGRVTVPVLWDEERETVVNNESAEIMRMFDTAFDDIADRDVTLYPETYREEVDETIEDIYDPINNGVYRAGFAETQTAYEAAVSDLFEALNRWEEVLADRRYLCGPDLTEADLCLFTTLVRFDAVYATHFKCNVRRIADYPNLWNYLKELAQLPDVAETIRMDHIKEHYYRSHADINPAGIVPVGPDLDFDADHDRERLAGGPPNEIRR